The following proteins come from a genomic window of Elgaria multicarinata webbii isolate HBS135686 ecotype San Diego chromosome 10, rElgMul1.1.pri, whole genome shotgun sequence:
- the LOC134404485 gene encoding toll-like receptor 2 type-2: MIVSHWFPPFHLDPQITMTEPAWSLWVICVVGAVSLSAQQINPLCDAAHFCNYSARALHAIPPGLRDNVTGLDLASNSIEQIREEDLKFAVQLRTLLLQSNLIRTIDEDAFRFLVKLEHLDLSRNKLTHLSPSWFRHLSSLQKLNIKGNYYSSLGGTPLFSDLQKLRYLYLGNDDHFSALWTRDLEGISVLEELEIEGRNIKKHERGALQPIKFINHIILNVPSIPILYSIISDVRNSVVCLELRNMQWLDIPSFSSLDLVPVAAKKVVLQNIEFSDKSVVHFAPILAMVSQLHELEIIDCSLQGSGLFNGIKSSSSTLRIITIRNLANDAFYTFSDLDTVKPLAGDITKLTVENAKVYLVPCPLAQAFHSLLYLDLSVNLLLDPYLSISLCPGGWPKLQALNVSQNSLKQIDTVAQSSAHMVNLSSLDISQNSFQEMPNSCVWPKRLKYLNISGCKLSKLTPCIPQSLEVLDVSNNNLQAFRLTLPHLQELHIKNNKLAALPDAVFIPSARILNIRENKVIEFSEEQLEKFTEMESLDARYNAFQCSCTFVSFIKSQPRIPNISVGWPENYICDSPDHVRGQKIGAAQLPLAECHLALMMSLICILLLLIILGVASLCYKFHVFWYTQMIWAWLQAKRKPQRAHNQEIDYDAFVSYSEQDSEWVENVMVQELEQAHPPFKLCLHKRDFLPGKWIMDNIVDSIEKSKKTLFVLSEHFVKSEWCKYELDFSHFRFFDEKNDAVILVLLEPIPDKSVPKRFCKLRKLMNTKTYLEWPRDEDQQPLFWFNLKTAIKSY, from the exons ATGATCGTGTCCCACTGGTTCCCTCCATTCCACCTTGATCCACAG ATAACCATGACTGAGCCAGCCTGGAGCCTCTGGGTCATCTGTGTTGTTGGAGCTGTGAGTCTTTCTGCACAACAGATCAATCCGTTGTGTGATGCCGCTCATTTTTGCAACTATTCCGCAAGGGCTTTGCATGCAATTCCACCTGGTCTAAGAGATAATGTCACAGGGCTGGATCTGGCCTCCAACAGCATTGAGCAAATCAGAGAAGAGGACCTGAAGTTTGCAGTCCAGCTCAGAACTCTTTTGCTCCAGTCTAATCTAATTCGGACAATTGATGAGGATGCCTTTCGCTTCCTTGTGAAGCTGGAGCATTTGGATTTATCAAGGAACAAACTGACCCACTTATCTCCATCTTGGTTCAGGCACCTTTCTTCCCTGCAGAAGTTAAACATCAAAGGTAACTACTACTCATCACTTGGGGGAACTCCACTGTTTTCTGACCTACAAAAGCTGAGATATCTGTACTTGGGAAATGATGACCACTTCTCTGCTTTATGGACACGAGACCTGGAAGGAATTTCAGTTCTTGAAGAACTGGAGATTGAGGGGCGAAACATTAAAAAACATGAACGTGGAGCCTTACAACCAATTAAGTTCATAAATCACATTATTTTGAATGTTCCGTCCATTCCCATTTTATACTCCATTATATCTGATGTTCGAAATTCTGTGGTGTGCCTTGAACTGAGGAATATGCAATGGCTTGACATTCCATCCTTTTCCTCGCTTGATCTGGTCCCTGTGGCTGCAAAGAAAGTTGTCCTGCAAAATATTGAATTTTCGGATAAGTCTGTTGTTCACTTTGCACCCATTCTTGCTATGGTGAGTCAACTGCATGAACTTGAAATTATAGATTGCAGCTTACAGGGTAGTGGACTATTCAATGGTATTAAGAGTTCTTCAAGTACCTTACGAATAATAACAATCAGAAATTTAGCAAATGATGCTTTTTATACATTTTCAGATCTTGATACTGTGAAACCTTTAGCAGGGGATATTACCAAACTTACAGTAGAAAATGCAAAAGTTTATCTGGTGCCCTGTCCGCTTGCACAGGCATTCCATTCATTGCTGTATCTTGATCTCAGTGTGAATTTGCTGCTGGACCCATATTTGAGCATTTCGTTGTGTCCAGGTGGCTGGCCGAAACTACAAGCTTTAAATGTTAGCCAAAATTCTTTAAAACAGATTGACACAGTAGCACAAAGTTCAGCTCATATGGTAAATCTTTCTAGCTTGGATATAAGTCAAAACAGCTTTCAGGAAATGCCGAACTCATGTGTCTGGCCAAAAAGGCTGAAATATTTGAACATCTCTGGCTGTAAATTAAGCAAGCTCACACCCTGCATCCCTCAAAGTCTTGAAGTGCTGGATGTTAGCAACAATAACCTCCAAGCTTTTAGACTGACCCTGCCCCATCTACAGGAGCTtcatataaaaaacaataaattagCAGCCCTACCAGATGCTGTTTTCATCCCGAGTGCTAGAATCCTGAATATTAGAGAAAACAAAGTTATTGAATTCTCTGAGGAACAACTTGAAAAATTTACAGAAATGGAGAGCTTGGATGCACGTTACAATGCTTTCCAATGCTCCTGCACATTTGTGTCCTTCATCAAGTCCCAGCCAAGAATCCCTAACATCTCTGTTGGTTGGCCAGAAAACTACATCTGTGACTCTCCAGATCACGTAAGGGGTCAGAAAATAGGAGCTGCTCAGTTACCACTGGCTGAGTGTCACTTGGCTTTGATGATGTCCTTAATTTGcattctgctgctgctgatcaTCCTGGGGGTGGCATCTCTTTGCTACAAGTTCCATGTCTTCTGGTATACACAGATGATCTGGGCCTGGCTCCAAGCAAAACGCAAGCCCCAAAGAGCCCACAATCAAGAAATCGACTATGATGCGTTTGTTTCCTACAGCGAACAGGACTCAGAATGGGTGGAGAACGTAATGGTACAGGAGCTAGAGCAGGCTCACCCTCCATTTAAGCTCTGCCTTCATAAAAGGGATTTTCTGCCAGGCAAATGGATTATGGACAACATTGTTGACTCCATTGAGAAGAGTAAGAAAACCCTCTTTGTGCTGTCGGAGCACTTTGTGAAGAGCGAGTGGTGCAAGTATGAACTTGATTTCTCTCACTTCCGTTTTTTTGATGAGAAAAACGACGCAGTAATTTTGGTCCTTCTGGAGCCCATTCCAGACAAATCTGTCCCCAAAAGGTTTTGCAAACTGAGGAAACTAATGAATACAAAAACCTACCTTGAATGGCCAAGGGATGAAGATCAACAACCTCTGTTTTGGTTTAATTTGAAGACAGCAATAAAATCCTATTAG